In Lycium ferocissimum isolate CSIRO_LF1 chromosome 11, AGI_CSIRO_Lferr_CH_V1, whole genome shotgun sequence, a single genomic region encodes these proteins:
- the LOC132036289 gene encoding aspartate aminotransferase, mitochondrial: MAIRAAISGRNLKLSSALGARSLSSWWRNVEPAPKDPILGVTEAFLADPSPDKVNVGVGAYRDDNGKPVVLECVREAERRIAGSHNMEYLPMGGSANMIQDSLKLAYGENSDLIKDKRIAAIQALSGTGACRIFADFQKRFCPDSQIYIPVPTWSNHHNIWRDAHVTQRTYHYYHPETKGLDFAAMMDDIKNAPKGSFFLLHACAHNPTGVDPTEEQWKEISYQFKVKGHFAFFDMAYQGFATGNPEKDAKAIRIFLEDGHPIGCAQSYAKNMGLYGQRVGCLSVVCEDDKQAVAVKSQLQQLARPMYSNPPVHGALVVSTILGDPNLKNLWLGEVKGMADRIIGMRTALRENLEKLGSPLSWEHITKQIGMFCYSGMTPEQVDRLTKEYHIYMTRNGRISMAGVTTGNVGYLANAIHEVTKSA, encoded by the exons ATGGCTATCCGAGCCGCTATTTCCGGTCGTAACCTCAAGCTTAGCTCGGCGTTAGGAGCGAGATCGTTGTCGTCGTGGTGGAGGAATGTTGAGCCGGCTCCTAAAGATCCTATCCTGGGCGTTACTGAAGCTTTTCTAGCCGATCCGAGTCCTGATAAAGTCAATGTTGGCGTT GGAGCTTACAGGGACGACAATGGAAAACCGGTGGTACTGGAGTGTGTCAGAGAAGCAGAGAGGAGGATAGCTGGCAGTCACAACAT GGAATATCTTCCTATGGGAGGTAGTGCCAACATGATCCAGGACTCGCTGAAGTTAGCCTATGGGGAGAACTCAGACTTGATAAAAGATAAACGCATCGCTGCAATTCAAGCATTGTCTGGGACTGGTGCATGCCGAATTTTTGCAGATTTCCAAAAGCGCTTTTGTCCTGATTCACAGATTTATATTCCTGTTCCTACATGGTCTAA TCATCATAACATTTGGAGAGATGCTCATGTCACTCAGAGAAcatatcattattatcatcctGAAACAAAGGGTTTGGACTTTGCTGCTATGATGGATGATATAAAG AATGCCCCAAAAGGATCATTTTTTCTGCTTCATGCTTGTGCTCATAATCCCACTGGGGTGGATCCGACAGAGGAGCAATGGAAGGAGATCTCGTACCAGTTCAAG GTGAAGGGACATTTTGCTTTCTTTGACATGGCCTATCAAGGATTTGCTACTGGGAATCCAGAGAAGGATGCTAAGGCTATCAGGATATTTCTTGAGGATGGTCATCCCATAGGATGTGCCCAatcatatgcaaaaaatatGGGCCTATATGGCCAGAGAGTTGGTTGCCTAAG TGTGGTCTGTGAGGATGATAAACAAGCAGTGGCAGTGAAAAGTCAGTTGCAGCAACTTGCCAGGCCCATGTACAGCAATCCACCTGTTCATGGTGCTCTCGTTGTTTCTACCATCCTTGGTGATCCAAACTTGAAAAACCTATGGCTTGGGGAAGTGAAG GGCATGGCTGATCGCATCATCGGGATGAGAACTGCTTTAAGAGAAAACCTTGAGAAGTTGGGTTCACCTCTATCCTGGGAGCACATAACCAAACAG ATTGGCATGTTCTGCTATAGTGGGATGACACCCGAACAAGTTGACCGATTGACAAAAGAGTATCACATCTACATGACTCGTAATGGTCGTATCAG TATGGCAGGAGTTACTACTGGAAATGTTGGTTACTTGGCAAACGCTATTCATGAGGTTACTAAATCTGCTTAA
- the LOC132036162 gene encoding uncharacterized protein LOC132036162, translated as MQDVAATSGDLKTQKNPGIAEIKEAEITHEEVKETNNLDTKCGEKTEKGSEVVINIDDKLESDDENQGTEKVCRICHLNEDQSMEMLELGCDCKAELGVCHRHCAEAWFNQRGNRSCEICGKTAKNVETRTLPETQNRIMVVEWNHRAIEARRSSYISNSSATHNDCRWRCQQSCCNFLLACFVVAFTLPWFFRLNLP; from the exons ATGCAGGATGTTGCAGCAACCAGTGGAGACTTAAAAACACAGAAGAATCCAGGGATTGCAGAAATTAAAGAAGCTGAGATAACACACGAAGAAGTTAAGGAGACTAACAATTTAGATACTAAATGCGGAGAAAAAACAGAGAAAGGTAGTGAAGTTGTAATAAATATTGATGACAAATTAGAGAGTGATGACGAAAATCAGGGAACAGAAAAAGTATGCCGAATATGTCATTTGAATGAGGATCAATCCATGGAAATGTTGGAGCTGGGTTGTGATTGTAAAGCTGAGCTTGGTGTTTGTCATCGCCATTGTGCTGAAGCCTGGTTCAATCAGAGAGGCAACAG ATCATGCGAAATATGTGGGAAGACAGCCAAAAATGTGGAAACAAGAACATTACCAGAGACGCAAAACAGAATAATGGTGGTAGAATGGAACCACAGGGCAATAGAGGCCAGAAGAAGTTCATATATATCCAATTCCTCTGCTACACACAATGATTGTAGATGGAGATGTCAACAATCTTGCTGTAATTTCCTTCTTGCTTGCTTTGTCGTTGCCTTTACTCTCCCATGGTTTTTCCGACTTAATTTACCTTAA